The following proteins come from a genomic window of Micromonospora echinofusca:
- a CDS encoding DivIVA domain-containing protein produces MAVYRSRHALPGPLTPDRVLDVTLPRTPLGRRGYRVDEVDALLCRLAHELRDRTRQLDLTRAENHRIKEALRTWQTRHAEERTQPNTS; encoded by the coding sequence ATGGCCGTCTACCGCAGCCGCCACGCCCTGCCCGGCCCGCTCACCCCCGACCGGGTCCTCGACGTCACCCTGCCGCGTACGCCGCTCGGCCGGCGCGGCTACCGGGTCGACGAGGTCGACGCGCTGCTGTGCCGCCTCGCCCACGAGCTGCGCGACCGCACCCGCCAGCTCGACCTCACCCGCGCCGAGAACCACCGCATCAAGGAGGCGCTGCGCACCTGGCAGACCCGGCACGCCGAAGAGCGCACGCAGCCCAACACATCCTGA
- a CDS encoding FAD-binding oxidoreductase gives MSIVAAWEAAVERGADDFWCTLEDRRPGLLPERDAPLLFAALGRLTVGGDDPAGRAALLAVLGRAYRQLGLLPHAATIGDALLAAVARHARPLWTPRLPDAWERAGRRADEAVRRAVARAEDGPAWCPAEVIGHDRPCDTIAILTVRPWQRLPHRPGQAVPVCTPRRPGRWRWLSPANAPRPDGTVELHVRAVAAGAVAHRLVHDVRPGELLHLGPPRDAGLCLDLSARRDLLLVAGGTGLAPLRALVEQVAAAPDSRQVTLVVGARTFADLYDAPALDKLERAHDWLTVVPAFSHDPGAEPAERGDALTIALGHRRPEQDVYVCGPPPMLAGARLRLLAAGVPADRIHLPAELVP, from the coding sequence GTGAGCATCGTGGCCGCCTGGGAGGCAGCCGTCGAGCGGGGCGCCGACGACTTCTGGTGCACGCTGGAGGACCGCCGCCCCGGCCTGCTGCCCGAGCGGGACGCGCCGCTGCTCTTCGCCGCGCTCGGCCGCCTCACGGTCGGCGGCGACGACCCGGCCGGGCGGGCGGCGCTGCTGGCGGTGCTCGGCCGCGCGTACCGCCAGCTTGGCCTGCTGCCGCACGCCGCCACGATCGGCGACGCGCTGCTCGCCGCCGTCGCCCGGCACGCCCGGCCACTGTGGACGCCACGGCTCCCTGACGCCTGGGAGCGCGCCGGCCGCCGCGCCGACGAGGCCGTGCGCCGCGCCGTCGCCCGCGCCGAGGACGGCCCGGCCTGGTGCCCCGCCGAGGTGATCGGCCACGACCGGCCGTGCGACACGATCGCGATCCTGACCGTACGCCCCTGGCAGCGCCTGCCCCACCGGCCCGGCCAGGCGGTCCCGGTCTGCACGCCGCGCCGGCCCGGCCGCTGGCGCTGGCTCTCCCCGGCCAACGCCCCGCGCCCCGACGGCACCGTCGAGCTGCACGTCCGCGCCGTCGCCGCCGGGGCCGTCGCCCACCGCCTCGTCCACGACGTACGCCCCGGCGAGCTGCTCCACCTCGGCCCGCCGCGCGACGCCGGTCTGTGCCTGGACCTGTCCGCGCGGCGGGACCTGCTGCTCGTGGCCGGGGGCACCGGGCTGGCGCCGCTGCGTGCCCTGGTCGAGCAGGTCGCCGCCGCGCCCGACAGCCGGCAGGTGACCCTGGTCGTCGGCGCGCGCACCTTCGCGGACCTGTACGACGCGCCCGCCCTCGACAAGCTCGAGCGTGCCCACGACTGGCTGACCGTCGTGCCCGCCTTCAGCCACGACCCCGGCGCCGAGCCCGCCGAGCGGGGCGACGCCCTCACGATCGCCCTCGGTCACCGCCGCCCCGAGCAGGACGTGTACGTCTGCGGCCCGCCGCCGATGCTCGCCGGCGCGCGGCTGCGGCTGCTCGCCGCCGGGGTGCCCGCCGACCGCATCCACCTGCCGGCGGAGCTGGTGCCCTGA
- a CDS encoding DUF5919 domain-containing protein, translated as MTDLDMIEGGTMTPVQRWTGRETKALRHALRMSIRDFAVHLGVAERTVSKWEAGGDCVNPRPEMQAALDTALAHAADEAQHRFASALPHANPPAPGSGDGLDLGAAAREQVARTRQALGLSVGDFAAALARTLTWRPTGDDVTNWETSTVPPGDVVLALSAILDPSGAGNVGEERFGDLIAVHPNRSEFSTSLPPDRLLGGASTVRAVGLSLNLLSQGYPDRRWHDLVEAGAHVRLLFLNPAGQAVQAREAEEGFPAGQLSGLTKLNIETLMRVRDRLPDGLQDRMELAVYDDTLRFNVILVDDLCVAQPYLAESRGVDSPAFVARRSQARGGLYPVFEQHFETQWRRGQQL; from the coding sequence GTGACCGATCTCGACATGATCGAAGGCGGCACGATGACACCCGTGCAGCGATGGACCGGCCGTGAGACGAAGGCACTCCGCCACGCGCTCCGCATGAGCATCCGCGACTTCGCCGTGCACCTGGGCGTGGCCGAACGGACCGTCTCGAAGTGGGAAGCCGGCGGGGACTGCGTGAACCCCCGCCCCGAGATGCAGGCGGCCCTGGACACTGCCCTCGCCCATGCTGCCGACGAGGCGCAACACCGGTTTGCTTCGGCGCTACCTCACGCGAACCCGCCGGCCCCAGGCTCCGGGGACGGACTCGACCTTGGAGCCGCCGCGCGCGAGCAGGTCGCGCGGACTCGTCAAGCTCTCGGATTGAGCGTCGGAGACTTCGCCGCCGCGCTGGCCCGGACGCTGACCTGGCGGCCGACTGGAGACGACGTCACCAACTGGGAGACGAGCACGGTCCCGCCCGGTGACGTGGTCCTCGCGCTGTCCGCGATTCTCGACCCATCCGGCGCAGGCAACGTGGGTGAGGAGCGGTTCGGAGACCTGATCGCCGTCCACCCAAACCGCTCCGAGTTCTCCACCAGCCTTCCACCCGATCGACTGCTCGGCGGCGCGAGCACCGTGCGCGCCGTTGGCCTGTCGCTCAACCTCCTGTCGCAGGGTTACCCGGATCGCCGCTGGCACGACCTGGTCGAGGCTGGTGCGCACGTCCGCCTTCTGTTCCTCAACCCGGCTGGGCAGGCTGTTCAGGCACGCGAGGCGGAGGAAGGCTTTCCGGCGGGGCAGCTGTCTGGGCTGACGAAGCTCAACATTGAGACGCTGATGCGCGTGCGTGACCGGCTACCCGACGGGCTCCAGGACCGCATGGAACTGGCGGTCTACGACGACACGTTGCGCTTCAACGTGATCCTGGTCGACGATCTCTGCGTCGCGCAGCCGTACTTGGCGGAGAGCCGAGGGGTCGACTCCCCCGCGTTCGTCGCCAGACGGAGCCAGGCTCGCGGCGGCCTGTATCCGGTGTTCGAACAGCACTTCGAGACGCAGTGGCGACGGGGGCAGCAGTTGTGA
- a CDS encoding inositol monophosphatase family protein, producing the protein MSDYGPLLPVAIQAVARAAEDMRRKPPGALTAKGDRDMASALDYEIERSVRELLRVATPDIGFLGEEDGISGSGELQWVLDPIDGTANFVRGIPLCAVSLGLLHHGEAVLGVIELPFLGNRYAAAQGDGATVDGKPIRVSQTSRLSMAIVAIGDYAVGEDAAAKNRLRLALTARLAESVQRVRMTGSAALDLAWLAEGKVDAALTLSNRPWDMSAGVAIARESGALIVDWDGTKHNAHSAITLATNDTLLTDILGYVNPLGQGSDAALINPKM; encoded by the coding sequence GTGAGCGACTACGGACCACTGTTGCCTGTTGCGATCCAGGCGGTTGCACGGGCGGCCGAGGACATGCGGCGTAAGCCACCGGGCGCGCTCACAGCCAAGGGCGACCGCGACATGGCGTCCGCGTTAGACTACGAGATCGAGCGCAGCGTCCGCGAGCTCCTCCGTGTCGCAACTCCCGACATCGGGTTCCTCGGCGAGGAGGACGGCATCAGCGGGTCGGGAGAGCTGCAATGGGTGCTCGATCCGATCGACGGGACGGCCAACTTCGTCCGAGGCATCCCGCTCTGTGCGGTGTCGCTCGGGCTGCTGCACCACGGCGAGGCGGTCCTCGGGGTCATCGAGCTGCCCTTCCTCGGCAACCGTTACGCCGCCGCCCAGGGCGACGGCGCAACGGTTGACGGCAAGCCGATTCGGGTGAGCCAAACGAGCCGGCTGAGCATGGCGATCGTGGCGATCGGCGACTACGCCGTGGGTGAAGATGCTGCGGCCAAGAACCGACTTCGACTCGCACTAACTGCACGGCTCGCCGAGTCCGTGCAGCGTGTACGCATGACTGGCTCGGCGGCGCTCGACTTGGCCTGGCTAGCCGAAGGCAAGGTCGATGCCGCACTCACGCTATCCAACCGACCCTGGGACATGTCGGCAGGGGTTGCAATCGCTCGGGAATCAGGTGCCCTGATTGTCGATTGGGACGGCACGAAACATAACGCCCACTCTGCAATCACCTTAGCCACTAACGACACGCTATTAACAGACATTCTTGGCTATGTAAATCCGTTAGGACAAGGATCCGACGCAGCTTTGATCAACCCTAAAATGTGA